The genomic window tcactttcacatattggagaaggaaatggcaacccactccagtgttcatgcctggagaatcccagggacgggggagcctggtgggctgctgtctatggggtcacagagttggacacgactgaagtgacttaccagcagcagcaccttGGTTCAAAAAGAGTTTCACCTTGGTGAAACCCGGCCAACTCAATATCTGGCAATGGTCCAGAGTTTCCCCCACTAATCCAAAACCCACAAAAGCATTAACAACAAACAAATGTCCTGTTTCTCTCAGGACCTTCTGCCAAATTTCTATCCTAGCTGCCTTGCCTAAGCCCCCTTACCTGGGCTGGAAATACTCAAGCCACCAGGTAGGAGGGTTTGAGTGGAGCTGTGTCTTCACTCTTGCTGGGAGGTATGCTGATGACCAAGCCGCCTGGAGTGAGGGGAGGCCCTTCTGCCCCATAGGGGCAGGTCTGTCCCTGGCCTGTCTGAGTCCAGGGCCCCAAGCTTTGCAGTGGTGGCCTATTCTCAGTCCAGGGTGGACTCCTTTGCTGCTCTCCTTCCTGATGAGATCTTGTGTGTTTATTTGCACAATGACGAAATCTCTGTCCCTGTAAAGTCCATTTACCTGTAAAATATTTCCCTCCAAAGCAACAGGTCTGAGTTGAAAGCTCTCCATTTAATTTACTGAATTTTGTAGATCCCTTAGGGTGCTAGATAAATTCCAGAGTGAATGTATAAGGAGACACCAATGGAGAGAAAACCTTTATTTGCATAATAACAAACGCAGGTGAAGAAAGAAGTATAGGAGAACTAGATCAAGGTGGAAGAGTCTTggtggaagaaaaaaagagtataaaaGGCCCTCTGGGGATCAGACAGGACAGCAGAGGTGCTCTCAAAACTACAATCTCATTCCGTGATTAGCATCAGGACTGCTCTGAACTAGCGTTCCCCTAGGACTTCTCTTTCCTTGGTTAAGAGACTCTCTGTTGGCCCCCTTCCTTGTCTCCCAATCCCCAAGTGCTCCCTCCTCCAAACCGGATGGAGGAGCACAGCTCTGTACCCAAAAGTGCTTGGCAGAAACTACTCAGAAAATGTTACTCGGATTTTTTGCAGCTCTTAGAGATTGTGACACCCTTCGATTCCCAGGAATGGCTCCTGGGACCAGAGGACTCTGGGTTTTCTAATAAGGAAGATCCTGGCCAACTGGTCCAAGAAGGGCCCGGATTCTCTTCCTGCCTGGTGTCTCTGTAGAAATGTCCCCTGGAGAGGCAGGTGCTGCTGCAACAGGGGATGTCACCTGAGTCTTCAAGTGTGCACTCTGTGGTGAAAGAAAGTTGGGAGAGGCCAACTCGACCCTCTGTTTCGCTCCCAGGCACAGGTCTTTATGCCCCTCCCTAGCCACTTTTCTTCCCAAATTGAAGTACCAAGTGCAAGTCCCCACCTGATAGCACACCCTCCTCCTTTACCAGGCACCGTGAGTCCCCCTGACCACCCACCTCCACCGCTACCACAAGTCCCAGCCCACCCTCACCACTCTCACCAAGACCAGACCATCCCTCCAGTCCCACCTATGGCTCTGGCAGCAGGCGCACACTCCGTGCACTCCCATTTCTTACAGTTGGATCTGAGAGAGGAGCAGTTCCTGTGGGTTCCATGGGATCCGCATGTAGCGCACAGAATGATGCGCCACTTCCTACAGGAAGAGCCAAGGGAGGGTGGTGGGACAAACGGGACACTGAGAACCTCTCTCGGGATGTTCGCTGCAGCTCAGGCCCTTGCTGAGGCCTTCCTAGGGCTCTTTCACTACACATTTCACTCAAGACGGAGGGGTGGCTGAGTGCTGATCCCGGGGCCTGTGGTCAGGCACAGCCACACACAAGGTAGACTGGGAAGGAAGGGGCCCTGAGCGTCTCTCCGTGGGGCACAAGGAGAGCAGACCCAGCAGGGAGACCTGTTCACTTGTGCATGAGTGAGTCCTGAGATGCTCAGGGATGGGACTTAGCAGCTCTGTTTGCCCTGAGATCTGCAGACAAAGGTAAATTTCTTGTGCCTGGAAACTGTGCCAGGGCCTCAGATCACCCCTGATGAGAGATCTTTCTAGCCAAGAACTTTTCCCTACCCTTCTTCCTCAGAGCTGTCTCTGCCTCGTTCATACAGACAGATGGGGGCGTCACAATGCTGATAGCGCTGATACAACTCTGAGAAAGCCCCTGGCTCGAGTTCCCAGGCAGCATCTCTGCAGTGGGAGAAGAAACAGTGAGTAAGGGACGTACAGTCGGTTGGTAAAACCTTTGTTCACCTAGAAAGAACTAGCAAGAACTCAAGCTAGTACAGCAAGAGTTCAACAGGCTGCCCAACTGCTTTCAACAAGGCAGCACAAGTGGTCTGGCAGTGGGAGAGGGTTGAGGCAGATGAGTGGAACACAGGGGTTCCTTAGCTCCGCACTGGAATTCAAGAACTCAGTGATTTCTGTCCCCCAGAGCACCTGTTTTTGGAAACATGCGCACCACTCCTCCTTTGCTCCCCGCTCCATTCCTTTTTACAATCGCAAagccctcccaccacccttccctTTTCACTGTGTATCAGTGCTTCTGCTGCTTCCTCAGTCTCTGAACTGTCCTTACACTCACCTCCTCTCTAGAAACCTAGGCAACCCACTCCCTGGCTCAATTCCTGCGGTCAAGTCTCCGCTACCTGTCTGGAATATGAATTCCCATTCTTAGCATTTCTTGAGGAAACTCGTCTCGATTGTTGCACTGCGGACATTTGAAGAAATGCTTTGCTGATGTGTGGGCATATTTCTGTAACGTAAACAGAGAAAAACCTTGTGCTTATAAAAACAGTCTCTTTGATCATTCTTTCCACCCTTACCCTCATCTCACAGAGGATACTGCTAAGAGAGGTTGGGGTGAGGGCTGCAAACCCAGGGGTCAGACCAGGGACCAAAAGCTCAAGAGAGCACCCAGGAGTGCCTCAGGTGTCATCTTCAGCCATGGGGTCTGGCAGTGGTCGACCTGGCTGGGGTCAGGCACCGTGGATACATGTCTCCCTGTCCGTCAGTCTCAGGACCCGTGGCTGATTGTGAAGCTACTTGACTCATTCTAGGAGTAGTTCATTTGCTCCAGCCATCCTGAGGATTTCGTCCAGTCTAAATAATGAATGCGGTACTACAGGTCCAGGATGCCCAGAGACCCAGCTAAGTTTCCTCTGGAGCCAGTTCTGCATACAGACTCCCAGCACAACGCACAGATGCTGAGATTGCTTGAGCATTCCCAGGATGCTCAGAGCTGGGGCATTGTGGATGGTCCCCAGTGCAGAGAGAGCCCCACCTGTATGCACTTCCGGTGGTAGATAGTTTGGCTACAGCATGGGCTCTGGATGTTTTCAACACTTATTTGGGATAATTCTTCACAACACAAGATACAGCTTTCCTCCCCCACGTTCCTGCGTCGGATGTTCTGTGTAGGGCGATGTTTCCCACAAAATGATCTGTGGCAGAGTAAATAGGCTTCGTTTTTTGTTTGTAAATTATGCAGTTTTCCAGCTGCCCGGAAGAGGAACAGCATCCAACCACTCTGGCCCGTGTCCAGGGAACCTCCAAGCTCatgggcaggaggaggagcagggtgAAGAACAGCCACACGCCTTCTCACAGCTGCTTTCCCACTGAGCAAAGCTCCACAGCCTCCTGTTCCTGAAAGCCCCACTTAGTTTTGAGCAGCTGTCTGAGAACCCCAGCTGTTTGTAATTTAAGGAGGGGATGGGAAGCAAGAAGTAAATCTGTGAAATCGCCAAGTCAAGACACTGTTTCTCATTATCAAATGGAGGGACAGATTTTCTGGTGAATCAAAATAGGCCCGTGAGAACTGGACTCTGATTTCATCAGATGCTAAATAACAAATTACCAAAGGGCAGCTCAACTTTCTCCCTTCATCACTCACTTGTACTCTCCAAAAAATTGTGAAAGGCAACCCCTTTCTAGGCCACAAGGAAGATGGAAGTTTCTGACACATTGGTCCTTCTGGCAGTTGATGGCAGCTCCCTTTCTCTTGCACACAAAGCAGATCTGCAAATGAGATCCCAGGCAGTACTCAGGGcccccagacagacagacaggaaaaCACTCTGTAGTACAGCATTCTGTGGAACGGAAGTTCTTTGAAACAGCAGCCATCCCTCTTCCTCGGTGGACCTAGAAGCTCTAAGGCATGCCAAAGCTGAGCTTCAAGCAGCACTGTATTCTTTTTGGCTTTCTCAGGATGTTGCTCCCTCTCCTCACTTAGGACACTGTATCCTAGAGAAGGATGGAACTTAAAGAGAAAGACTAGTGGGAAATTCAAGAATCCTTTGACTTTGAAACTACCAAttagggaaaagaacagaaacagggATGAGAGGAGTAGTAGGAGAGGCCTATCCCCAGCCCCCATTTCAGGGGATTCTGACCTTCCTAGAGGCCCGGGCTGCCTCCTTTCTGATGTCTTCAGGTAGGAATCCATGGAAACCTCTGTTGGACTGGCCCCTCTGAAGCAGCTTGCTAGATAGGATCTAGAAGGGCAGCAGAACCAAGCTGTCAACACTGATGATCAGTGAGACAGTGCAGTGGGGTGAGGAGGATGACAGGCTAAGAGCCAAGAAGCAGAGCTTGGTGGGATACATATGCATTCCCAGGGTAATTTATTTAACAAAGGTTCACATAGCACAGGCGTTGGGGACTCTCAAGTGCTTTTCAAATATTAACTTATGTAATCCTTGCAACAACCTTAAGAGGTAGGTActatcatcatccccattttatagtcTAGAGAGATCATCTGACTGGATCAGGACAACGGAACTCCAGAGCCCGGGCTTTTATCCACCTTTGTGCTACGCTGTCTTTCATTCACTGAGGACTATGTGCTGAGCACTTTGGAGAAACACTCCTAACGCAGCGACTCATTTTCTGCTCACAACCCTGTCGTCTGGATGCCACTGCGATCCTCACCTTAGAGGCCACTGAGGTACAATGCATTAAGTGACCTCGCTGGGGTCACACGGCAAGGAGGCAGCCGAGCGGCATTCACATCCGGGCCCACAGAACTCACACTCTCCCTCTCATGCTGCGCTGACCCTTGGTACAGAGTCAGCACTCTTCGCAGAGTGTATTctttacagaaaagcaaacaagGCTTTAAAGTCACCTGACTGTAGTCATTCTGCCTTatagaggaaggagaggaactgAGCTTTTCTTTGAAAACATACTTTAAAGGACCTTTTGTTTCTGAAAAGCCCCCAAAGCAGAGTCTAGAATGGGAAATCAAAAAGAAGCTGAACTGTTATGTACCCAAGAACCGTAAACATGCACATACTTTGGAAGAATTTCACACCTGAGCCCCACCCTAAGAAGCCTCCAAAAATATTAGGAAGGGTATTAGACTTTACAGTAATTACATGTAACGTAATGGGGACTGAGGTTATTTTAACAATATAGCAAAAGTGAGCCTACAAGGTTGGATGACTTGAGGATACTTGAATCATAGCCCAATAATGCCTAAAACATATTTATGTTTACACTCACTCAAGGCTTTAGGACTACACGAGTGATTTTTATCTATACTTTTAagtgttattaatattttctacaatgaactgtataatttctataaatagaaaattcagtagtgaaagattaaaaacaatctaaatgtcctttAGTAGGAGTTTAATACTTTTTGGCACACCTGTACTTGGGATACCAATTagctatttaaaaaggaaaaaagtagatCAGTATATTCTAAGTGGAAAGATCTCTGTAAATAtatgaggttaaaaaaatacaaagcacCGTGTATGTTTATGTTGAAAACGTATATGTGGAAAAATGCACTGAAATTAAATGAGACCTGACACCAAAACACGATAGGACTTACAAGAATGAAAAATCACAGACTAATCTTTCTCATGAGCATAGATACAAAAATGAGACGAAATACTGAATCCAGCACcatataaaaaggattatataccATGACCAGGCAGAGCTTGAACCAGAAATGCAAGATTAGTTTAACGTTAAAGTATTCAATCAACGTAACAAACCActttaacaaaataaatgagaaaaaccacaatcatctcaatagatacagaaaaaacatTGGACAAAATTCAGCACATATTCATAATACCCTCcacaaactagaaataaaagggAACTTCTCTAATCTGGTGAAaagcctacagctaacatcatagttTAATGATGAAAAACTGGATGCTGTCCTctaaagttaggaacaagacaagataTTCACTCAAATAACTTCTATTCAACACTGGACTGAAGGTCCCAGCTTTACAATAAAGGAAGAAGAATTAAAAGACATAAAGATTGGAAAGCAAGAAGTAGAACTGCTTTTATGCACCCATAATTGTGTGCACAGGAGATCCTAAAgacatttacaaaaaataaaaaaaataaaatctactgaATAAGTGAATTTAACAAGATTGCAGAtataaaatcaaagaataaaaataaattgcatttctatacaccagcaaccttgaaaattaaattttaaaataccattataTAATAGCATAAAAATCACAAACTATGTAGaaatacatttaacaaaatatgtgCAAGACTTCTTCACTAAAAAAAACATTGCTGAGGTAAATTTTTAAAGACCCAAATTAATGGGGAAATATATCATGTCCATAGACTGGAAGATTCAATATGGCTTGTCAAGTTTTCCCAAattgatctataaattcaatgcaataccAATCACTAACATGACAAgcctttttttaaacaagaagagTTGACAAGctaaatataaaatgcatatgGAAAAGGAAAGCACATGACACTGACTGACAAAGCAATCTTGGAAAAAGACTACAGAATCTACAATCCCTAATTTCAAGACGCTTTAAAGATAATCAAAGCAGTGTGGTATTGGGAAGGACTGACGCACAGATCAACGGCAGGGAACAGGACGTGCAGATCCCTGGACACATGGTCAACAGATTTTACCCAAGACTCTGAGGCAATGCAATGGGTAGGCAAAGATTTCCTGGGACACAAACAAGCACTAACaataaaagggaaaaactgataaactaaacttcatcaaaattaaaaacttttgttcttCAAAAGATATCAGTAAAGCAGGGGGAAGGGGTGGCACGTGCGATGTCGGCCTCCAGGCCGGGAAGAAAGGTCCCCCAGCCACATGGAGAGTTAAGAAACCTGGCAAAAAGGTGTTCCTTGTGCCTGAGGCAATGATGAGCCTTAATTCCATCCCAGGTGTTTAAACATCTGGATTACCTGCCATAACATCTGTTGCCACCTATACCTAGAATGCAATGTTATCCTGGAATCTATTG from Capricornis sumatraensis isolate serow.1 chromosome 10, serow.2, whole genome shotgun sequence includes these protein-coding regions:
- the PHF7 gene encoding PHD finger protein 7 isoform X1 translates to MKSLKEKKKEHHRLRKSAKTKRVTQRKRSSGPVCRLCLREPGDPEKLGEFLQKDNLSVHYFCLILSSKLLQRGQSNRGFHGFLPEDIRKEAARASRKICFVCKRKGAAINCQKDQCVRNFHLPCGLERGCLSQFFGEYKSFCGKHRPTQNIRRRNVGEESCILCCEELSQISVENIQSPCCSQTIYHRKCIQKYAHTSAKHFFKCPQCNNRDEFPQEMLRMGIHIPDRDAAWELEPGAFSELYQRYQHCDAPICLYERGRDSSEEEGKWRIILCATCGSHGTHRNCSSLRSNCKKWECTECAPAARAIECTLEDSGDIPCCSSTCLSRGHFYRDTRQEENPGPSWTSWPGSSLLENPESSGPRSHSWESKGVTISKSCKKSE
- the PHF7 gene encoding PHD finger protein 7 isoform X2; the protein is MKSLKEKKKEHHRLRKSAKTKRVTQRKRSSGPVCRLCLREPGDPEKLGEFLQKDNLSVHYFCLILSSKLLQRGQSNRGFHGFLPEDIRKEAARASRKICFVCKRKGAAINCQKDQCVRNFHLPCGLERGCLSQFFGEYKSFCGKHRPTQNIRRRNVGEESCILCCEELSQISVENIQSPCCSQTIYHRKCIQKYAHTSAKHFFKCPQCNNRDEFPQEMLRMGIHIPDRKWRIILCATCGSHGTHRNCSSLRSNCKKWECTECAPAARAIECTLEDSGDIPCCSSTCLSRGHFYRDTRQEENPGPSWTSWPGSSLLENPESSGPRSHSWESKGVTISKSCKKSE